The following are from one region of the Abiotrophia defectiva ATCC 49176 genome:
- the secG gene encoding preprotein translocase subunit SecG — protein sequence MSEVLTVALVIVSIILIMLVIMQPSKSNAASSLSGGSAENQMSKTKARGFEAFLIRSTVVFGVLFFVLALALAYFSSK from the coding sequence TTGTCAGAAGTATTGACTGTTGCCTTAGTCATCGTATCAATTATTCTAATTATGTTGGTCATCATGCAACCATCTAAAAGTAATGCAGCAAGCTCATTGTCAGGTGGTAGTGCCGAGAACCAAATGAGTAAGACCAAGGCCCGTGGTTTTGAGGCTTTTCTCATTCGCTCAACCGTGGTGTTTGGCGTCTTGTTCTTTGTGTTAGCCTTAGCACTTGCTTATTTCTCTTCTAAATAA
- a CDS encoding sulfite exporter TauE/SafE family protein gives MSGIGVLYFLIIVVANAVGSVSGMGGGVIIKPVLDFVGHDSVVAISFYSTVAVFTMSLVSTIRQVQAGRKIQWQQVAYLALGSVLGGFLGNQTFEFLLQRAEQAGQVTLIQIVVTVALLVFAMIYTRYENFHWSKQGALWYSAIGLSLGFFASLLGIGGGPINVSLLMLVFAMPIKEATVYSIATIFCSQLTKLVTIAWGTGFVRYDLSILVYIVPAAIVGGLLGARMSRLLSDQAVRRVFQWVVLLVIGINLYNAFQLWH, from the coding sequence GTGAGTGGAATAGGAGTACTATATTTTCTGATTATTGTAGTTGCTAATGCGGTAGGTAGTGTGTCTGGTATGGGCGGTGGTGTCATTATCAAGCCGGTCTTGGATTTTGTAGGGCATGATTCGGTAGTGGCCATCTCTTTTTATTCGACGGTGGCAGTCTTTACCATGTCTTTGGTATCGACCATACGTCAAGTTCAAGCGGGACGTAAAATCCAGTGGCAGCAAGTAGCCTATCTGGCTTTAGGATCAGTTTTGGGTGGGTTCCTGGGTAATCAAACCTTCGAATTTTTGCTTCAAAGGGCAGAACAGGCCGGTCAAGTCACTCTGATTCAAATTGTTGTGACTGTAGCACTTTTAGTATTTGCCATGATTTATACGCGCTACGAAAATTTCCATTGGTCCAAGCAAGGAGCGCTTTGGTATAGTGCTATTGGCTTAAGTTTGGGATTTTTTGCCAGTCTATTAGGAATCGGCGGGGGACCGATTAACGTTTCCTTACTCATGCTCGTTTTCGCCATGCCAATCAAGGAAGCAACCGTCTATTCTATTGCTACTATTTTTTGTTCCCAGTTAACCAAGTTAGTGACCATTGCCTGGGGGACAGGCTTTGTCCGCTATGACCTGTCGATTTTGGTATATATCGTACCAGCTGCTATCGTGGGTGGCTTACTAGGAGCGCGGATGTCGCGACTTCTATCCGACCAAGCTGTTCGCCGAGTCTTTCAATGGGTGGTCTTGCTAGTCATTGGGATTAATCTCTATAATGCCTTCCAATTATGGCATTAG
- the rnr gene encoding ribonuclease R: protein MSELTSIEKRILSYLKDQEAGATVTSQSLAKALNYGGTKMYKKLVRAINYLDNIGELEQTKRGHYRLNSKATKTVVGTYRANAQGFGFVTYAEGQPDFFVPRRRALNAMQGDTVEVEVLKLANPQTGKGSEVQVLRVIERAVSQLVGEFVAYPSEVRQERQALGYVLPQGDYSDAVRVEIDPAGIQPADHAICIVKISQYPTAEAPHLLRGLVAKEIGHRDEPGVDILSVLYQFGIPHEFPEVVKEAAEAVPQTLSAQDLANREDLRQEVILTIDGADAKDLDDAISLERLDNGDYVLGVHIADVSYYVEEGSALDLEAYQRGTSVYLTDRVVPMLPQRLSNGICSLHPHEDRLTLSCQMVIDSQGQVKSHRIFRSVIHSSYRMTYDDVNAILEGDEGLGQKYAPIVDLLEDMSKLHHLLEAKRIKRGALDFDALEAKVLVDGQGHPLDIQLRERGVAERLIESFMLAANETVAKHYMTCDYPMLYRVHEQPDSERMQRFAEFITAFGIVLRGKVETIAPKQLQQALKQVDGQDFEQAVSTMMLRSMKQARYSEEALGHYGLATAEYTHFTSPIRRYPDLIVHRLIHRYLDKKPSHQDKARIFDQLPGIADQSSKMERRAIDAERDVTAMKKAEYMLDKIGQEFEGVISSVTSFGIFVALPNTVEGLISLKDLTGDYYEFDQAHLLLVGQRTGRIFRIGQKVKVRLEAVNVGEREIDFGLLEAEPVTGLDVDLVLQRSKQAKAANKSAKGKTQDRQRKDKSARASVKKKRVTKEDKASGNKAGASKSKGSKANKGRQEDKGKAKSKSASKRHRKELSEHQSKDSRQDKKQSFTGDKASKKSAKSTESKFKQFKIKRKQPQANRLG, encoded by the coding sequence ATGAGTGAACTCACAAGCATTGAAAAAAGAATTTTGTCCTATTTGAAGGACCAAGAAGCGGGGGCGACTGTGACGAGCCAATCCTTGGCCAAAGCCCTTAATTACGGTGGCACCAAGATGTATAAGAAATTGGTGCGTGCTATTAACTATTTAGATAATATTGGAGAGTTAGAGCAGACCAAACGAGGTCATTATCGACTTAACTCCAAGGCTACTAAGACAGTAGTGGGGACCTATCGAGCTAATGCTCAAGGCTTTGGTTTTGTCACCTATGCCGAAGGCCAGCCTGATTTCTTCGTTCCTCGAAGACGAGCTTTGAATGCCATGCAGGGGGACACGGTTGAGGTTGAAGTTCTGAAATTGGCCAACCCTCAAACGGGTAAAGGCTCTGAAGTTCAAGTCTTGCGTGTAATTGAGCGCGCAGTGAGCCAGTTGGTAGGGGAATTCGTCGCTTACCCGAGTGAAGTTCGTCAAGAACGTCAGGCTCTGGGCTATGTCTTACCACAAGGTGATTACAGCGACGCCGTCCGGGTTGAAATCGATCCAGCTGGGATTCAGCCTGCTGACCATGCTATTTGTATTGTTAAGATTAGTCAGTATCCGACGGCAGAGGCCCCTCACCTCTTGCGAGGCTTAGTAGCCAAGGAAATTGGTCACCGGGATGAACCCGGTGTGGATATCTTATCCGTTCTCTATCAATTCGGAATTCCGCATGAGTTCCCAGAAGTAGTTAAAGAAGCCGCTGAGGCAGTGCCTCAGACCTTATCAGCTCAGGACCTTGCCAATCGGGAAGATTTACGACAAGAGGTCATCCTGACGATTGATGGGGCAGATGCCAAGGACTTGGATGATGCTATCTCGCTTGAGCGCCTAGATAATGGCGACTATGTCCTAGGTGTTCATATTGCTGACGTGTCCTATTATGTTGAAGAAGGTTCTGCCTTAGATCTGGAAGCTTATCAGCGCGGGACTTCTGTCTATTTAACTGACCGAGTCGTGCCAATGCTGCCGCAACGCTTGTCTAATGGGATTTGTTCCCTACATCCGCATGAAGATCGCTTGACCTTATCTTGCCAAATGGTTATAGATAGCCAAGGGCAGGTTAAATCCCATCGTATCTTCCGCTCAGTCATCCATTCTTCTTACCGCATGACCTATGATGATGTCAATGCGATTCTAGAAGGGGATGAGGGGCTAGGTCAAAAATATGCGCCAATCGTGGACCTTTTAGAAGATATGAGCAAGCTCCACCATCTGCTAGAAGCCAAGCGGATTAAGCGAGGGGCGTTAGATTTTGATGCGCTAGAAGCCAAGGTCTTAGTTGATGGCCAAGGTCATCCCTTAGATATTCAATTGCGGGAACGAGGCGTGGCTGAACGCCTGATTGAGTCCTTTATGTTGGCGGCTAATGAGACGGTGGCTAAGCACTATATGACATGTGACTATCCTATGCTCTATCGGGTCCATGAACAACCTGATTCAGAACGTATGCAGCGATTCGCTGAGTTCATTACAGCTTTTGGCATTGTCCTCAGAGGTAAGGTAGAAACCATTGCACCTAAGCAACTTCAGCAAGCCCTTAAGCAAGTCGATGGGCAAGACTTTGAACAGGCTGTTTCCACTATGATGTTGCGTTCTATGAAGCAAGCCCGTTATAGTGAAGAAGCCCTTGGTCACTATGGGTTAGCAACGGCTGAGTATACCCACTTTACTTCGCCTATTCGGCGCTATCCGGATCTGATTGTTCATCGCCTTATTCATCGTTATCTGGATAAGAAACCAAGTCATCAGGATAAGGCTCGTATTTTTGACCAGTTGCCAGGCATTGCTGACCAAAGTTCTAAAATGGAGCGTCGGGCCATTGACGCCGAGCGCGATGTGACTGCCATGAAAAAAGCCGAATACATGCTAGATAAAATCGGGCAAGAATTTGAAGGCGTCATCTCTTCGGTGACCTCCTTTGGTATCTTTGTTGCCTTGCCTAACACAGTAGAAGGCTTGATTAGTCTTAAGGACTTGACGGGCGACTATTATGAGTTCGATCAGGCCCATCTCTTGCTAGTAGGGCAAAGAACAGGGCGAATCTTCCGCATTGGTCAGAAGGTTAAAGTACGTTTGGAAGCTGTGAATGTTGGCGAACGCGAAATTGACTTTGGCTTGCTTGAAGCTGAACCAGTGACTGGCTTAGATGTAGACTTAGTCCTACAGCGTAGTAAACAAGCCAAGGCTGCTAATAAGTCGGCCAAAGGCAAGACTCAAGACAGACAGCGCAAAGACAAGTCAGCTAGAGCTTCCGTTAAGAAGAAGCGTGTGACTAAAGAAGACAAGGCCTCAGGCAATAAGGCTGGAGCGAGCAAGTCCAAGGGCTCAAAAGCCAATAAAGGCCGTCAAGAGGACAAGGGCAAAGCCAAATCTAAGTCTGCTAGCAAGCGTCATCGCAAGGAACTGTCTGAGCATCAAAGTAAGGATAGCCGTCAGGATAAGAAGCAGTCTTTTACTGGCGATAAGGCTAGCAAAAAGTCAGCTAAGTCTACGGAAAGCAAGTTCAAGCAATTTAAGATTAAACGCAAGCAACCTCAGGCTAACCGCCTAGGTTAG
- a CDS encoding alpha/beta hydrolase has translation MPLSKGAYYLEVPGARLGIILCHAYTGSTADVRPQAGLLNRQGYGVLCPLFTGHGTTDIQDILNAGPEIWWQDLQEALAFMKERYEKVLVFGLSMGGVMAMRALCEADSQLLGGGVFNSPVISRDGLQLENRFMSFARYLAEKRGDLPAYLQTEEAVRTAHRQQVADIQAFARDFEDQLASIELPVYIVQSAQDELVDPEAVYDLLEALESAKISFHWCEENTHVITTNRNRSDFEASLLQFIQAFDN, from the coding sequence ATGCCCCTCTCTAAGGGTGCCTATTATTTAGAAGTTCCGGGAGCACGGCTTGGTATCATTCTCTGCCACGCCTACACTGGTAGCACAGCTGACGTAAGACCCCAAGCTGGATTACTGAATCGCCAAGGCTACGGAGTACTCTGTCCCTTATTTACAGGCCATGGAACGACAGATATCCAAGATATCTTGAATGCTGGACCTGAAATCTGGTGGCAAGACTTGCAAGAGGCTCTAGCCTTTATGAAAGAACGCTACGAAAAAGTTCTGGTCTTCGGCCTATCGATGGGTGGGGTTATGGCCATGCGCGCCCTTTGTGAGGCGGATAGTCAACTTCTTGGTGGGGGCGTTTTTAATTCTCCCGTAATTAGTCGGGATGGCCTGCAGCTAGAAAATCGCTTCATGTCTTTTGCCCGCTACTTGGCAGAAAAGCGAGGCGATTTACCTGCCTATTTGCAGACAGAAGAAGCAGTTCGGACTGCCCACCGGCAACAGGTGGCGGACATTCAGGCTTTCGCTCGCGATTTCGAGGACCAACTCGCTTCGATTGAACTACCTGTTTACATTGTTCAATCGGCCCAAGATGAATTAGTGGATCCAGAAGCGGTCTATGATTTGCTAGAGGCTCTGGAATCTGCCAAAATCAGCTTTCACTGGTGTGAAGAGAACACCCATGTTATTACCACTAACCGCAATCGGTCAGATTTCGAAGCTAGCCTATTGCAATTTATCCAAGCATTTGATAACTAA
- the eno gene encoding phosphopyruvate hydratase, with product MPYITDVYAREVLDSRGNPTIEVEVYTESGAFGRGMVPSGASTGEYEAVELRDGDKSRYLGKGVSKAVDNVNNVIADALLGYDVLEQNAIDKLMIELDGTPNKGKLGANAILGVSIAVARAAADYLNVPLYKYLGGFNTKVLPTPMMNIVNGGSHSDAPIAFQEFMILPVGAPSFKEALRWGAEIFHELKSILHKRGLVTAVGDEGGFAPNFEGTEDGVETILEAIKNVGLEPGKDVFLGFDCAASEFYEDGVYDYTKFEGDKGAKRTSAEQVDYLEELVNKYPIITIEDGMDENDWDGWKLLTDRLGSKVQLVGDDLFVTNTAKLSEGIEKGIGNSILIKVNQIGTLTETFDAIEMAQKAGYTAVVSHRSGETEDSTISDIAVATNAGQIKTGSLSRTDRIAKYNQLLRIEDELGEVARYDGLKSFYNLGK from the coding sequence ATGCCATACATTACAGACGTTTATGCTCGTGAAGTCCTCGACTCTCGCGGTAACCCAACCATCGAAGTAGAAGTTTACACTGAAAGTGGTGCCTTCGGTCGTGGGATGGTTCCATCAGGTGCGTCAACTGGTGAATATGAAGCAGTTGAATTGCGTGATGGCGACAAATCACGTTACTTAGGTAAAGGGGTTTCTAAAGCAGTTGACAACGTGAACAACGTCATCGCTGACGCTTTGTTAGGCTACGATGTTTTAGAACAAAACGCCATCGACAAATTGATGATTGAATTAGACGGGACTCCTAACAAAGGGAAACTCGGTGCTAACGCAATCTTAGGTGTATCGATTGCTGTTGCTCGCGCTGCTGCTGACTACTTAAACGTTCCACTTTACAAATACTTAGGTGGCTTCAATACGAAAGTATTACCAACACCAATGATGAACATTGTCAATGGTGGTTCTCACTCTGACGCGCCAATCGCTTTCCAAGAGTTCATGATCTTGCCAGTAGGCGCACCAAGCTTCAAAGAAGCACTTCGTTGGGGGGCAGAAATCTTCCACGAATTGAAATCTATCTTACACAAACGTGGTTTAGTAACTGCTGTTGGTGACGAAGGTGGTTTCGCTCCTAACTTTGAAGGGACTGAAGATGGCGTAGAAACTATCTTAGAAGCTATCAAGAACGTTGGCTTGGAACCAGGTAAAGATGTATTCTTAGGTTTCGACTGTGCAGCTTCTGAATTCTACGAAGATGGCGTATACGACTACACCAAGTTCGAAGGCGACAAAGGTGCAAAACGTACTTCTGCTGAACAAGTAGACTACTTGGAAGAATTAGTTAACAAATACCCAATCATCACCATTGAAGATGGTATGGACGAAAACGACTGGGATGGTTGGAAATTATTGACTGACCGTTTAGGTTCTAAAGTTCAATTAGTAGGTGACGACTTGTTCGTAACTAACACTGCTAAATTGTCTGAAGGGATTGAAAAAGGGATTGGTAACTCAATCTTAATCAAGGTTAACCAAATCGGTACCTTGACTGAAACCTTCGATGCAATCGAAATGGCTCAAAAAGCTGGTTACACTGCGGTAGTATCTCACCGTTCTGGTGAAACTGAAGACTCAACCATCTCTGACATCGCTGTGGCAACTAACGCTGGCCAAATCAAGACTGGTTCATTGTCACGTACTGACCGTATCGCTAAGTACAACCAATTGCTCCGTATCGAAGACGAATTAGGCGAAGTAGCTCGCTACGACGGCTTGAAGTCTTTCTACAACTTAGGTAAATAA